AACATTTCCTGGCGCGGCAGCGTCAGCATAAGTTCACGTATTGCCATCAAGGGAAGACCGCCACGACTCCGCCCAGCGGTTTCCAGGTCGATCATACCCGGGTCAAGCTGGGGCATGGCATCGAGGCCTTCCGTCAGGCGAAAGAAGCGTTAGGGAAATGGCAACAATTTGACCTTGGGTGGGTTTCTGCCAAACCCCACCAAACGGCCATTCGCGAGGGGGAAACTGTCTGCATCGTCGGCAAAGCGGTCGGCATGTATTGGATGAATGCCTGCCGGATTGTATACGTCATCGACGATACCTTGCACACTCCTCGATTCGGCTTCGCTTACGGAACACTTCCAGCACATTTGAAGGCGGGGGAAGAACGCTTTCTGGTCGAAATGGATTCCAACGGGGATGTCTGGTACGACATCCTGGCGTTTTCTCGCAACAAACGCTGGATGGTTTGGCTGATTCATCCCTACATGCGAAAGCTGCAGAAACAGTTTGGCCGCGATTCGGCAGCCCGGATGAAACAACTGGTCGCCGACAAATTGCAGCACGCTGCATGATGTTCCGCTGCTCCCAAGTGTCGTGTTCGCGATTTTCCGCTGGACTGTGAAGGGTGGGTCAAACTTTTCCAGGTCGGTGGAACGAGTCTGAGACATTCGTAACAATAGTCGGAGACTTTCGCGCGAGTCTACGCGCCGGCAGATAGGTTTCTGTCGGCGATCGTAACGACCCAACATCCCTGCAGGAGATGAACGCAACATGAAATCGACTATCCTCAGTCTCACGCTACTGCTACTGGCTATGCCAGGTCTGGTACTTGCTGACGACGCCAAGGCAGACGCCCATGGCGACGCCGACCACGCTGAAATGGCTCACGTGCCAACTTCGGCCGTCGCCGTGCTCGCTTCGACCAGCGGCAGCGACGTGAAAGGGGTGATCATGCTGAAACAGGAAGATGGTTACATCCATCTGACCGGTAAAGTGATCAACCTGGAACCAGGCGAACATGGTTTCCACATCCACGAATTCGGCGATCTGACCAAGGCCGACGGTACCGCCGCCGGTGGTCACTACAATCCAGAAGGGCACGAACATGGCGCTCCTGGTGAACACAGTCACGTGGGCGACCTGGGCAACATCACCGCCGACGAAAGCGGCGAAGCCAAAATCGACGTGAAGGCCAAGGGTGCCAAACTGCACACGATC
This genomic interval from Bremerella sp. JC817 contains the following:
- a CDS encoding DUF1990 domain-containing protein — protein: MFHFSSPDANTVEHFLARQRQHKFTYCHQGKTATTPPSGFQVDHTRVKLGHGIEAFRQAKEALGKWQQFDLGWVSAKPHQTAIREGETVCIVGKAVGMYWMNACRIVYVIDDTLHTPRFGFAYGTLPAHLKAGEERFLVEMDSNGDVWYDILAFSRNKRWMVWLIHPYMRKLQKQFGRDSAARMKQLVADKLQHAA
- a CDS encoding superoxide dismutase family protein, which codes for MKSTILSLTLLLLAMPGLVLADDAKADAHGDADHAEMAHVPTSAVAVLASTSGSDVKGVIMLKQEDGYIHLTGKVINLEPGEHGFHIHEFGDLTKADGTAAGGHYNPEGHEHGAPGEHSHVGDLGNITADESGEAKIDVKAKGAKLHTILGRSLVVHAKADDLKSQPSGAAGPRVGVGVIGIAKPSE